In one window of Dokdonia sp. PRO95 DNA:
- a CDS encoding DUF2795 domain-containing protein: protein MYWTLELASYLSDAPWPATKDELIDYAIRTGAPLEVVENLQAIEDEGDSYDSIEEIWPDYPSDEDYLWNEDEY from the coding sequence ATGTACTGGACACTTGAACTAGCTTCTTACCTAAGTGACGCGCCTTGGCCTGCTACTAAAGATGAGTTGATCGATTATGCGATTAGAACAGGAGCACCACTTGAGGTTGTAGAAAATCTACAGGCTATTGAGGATGAAGGTGACTCTTATGATTCTATCGAAGAGATCTGGCCAGACTATCCCTCAGACGAGGATTACCTCTGGAACGAAGACGAATATTAA